A single window of Flagellimonas maritima DNA harbors:
- a CDS encoding lipopolysaccharide biosynthesis protein, which translates to MGIVLKQSLKNITITYVGFAFGAVNTLFLYTQILPDEYYGLVTFILASGAILMPLMAFGVQNTMVKFYSNYQDKEKDGFLTLMLLTPLLAIIPLALITFFFNNAIGDLVSKVNPMVKHYIWYVFFVGLSMGYFEVFYAWCKVHLKSVFGNFMKEVFGRIGVSVLLLLLYYEVISLAIFFKLLVGLYLLRAVIIKIYAFSIRKLRLDFNFPSNTKEILLYTFLIILGGSAALILVEIDKVMLNQFIKIENVAYYGVAAYIATVIIVPSRAMHQITYPLTAELLNSGNHFALEILYKKTSLTLFIASGILFILILLNLNDLYLLLPEAYRNGFYIVCLIGLARVFDSVLGNNNSILYNSKHYRTVLIFGVCLALLTIILNYILIPVLGLEGAALASFISIFIFNLVKLIFVKVKFGFLPFTHATFKIFVTLVFLAVLFYTIQFPFHPIVNIMIKSILIVVTYLGILFRFQISEDVSGILSKWLKRREE; encoded by the coding sequence TCTGGTGACATTTATCCTAGCATCGGGTGCGATATTAATGCCACTTATGGCCTTCGGTGTGCAAAACACAATGGTCAAGTTTTACAGTAACTATCAAGATAAGGAAAAGGATGGTTTTTTAACGCTGATGCTGTTGACTCCCTTGCTGGCCATCATACCTCTGGCTTTGATTACATTTTTTTTTAATAATGCCATCGGAGATCTGGTTTCAAAAGTTAATCCGATGGTCAAACACTATATCTGGTATGTGTTTTTTGTAGGCTTGTCCATGGGATATTTTGAGGTGTTCTACGCATGGTGCAAAGTGCATCTTAAATCTGTTTTTGGAAATTTCATGAAAGAAGTTTTTGGTAGGATAGGGGTTTCCGTATTGTTGCTGCTGTTGTATTATGAGGTAATTTCTTTGGCTATCTTTTTTAAACTCTTGGTCGGTCTATATCTTTTGAGAGCTGTTATCATTAAAATTTATGCATTTAGTATTCGTAAACTCAGGTTGGATTTCAACTTTCCGTCCAATACAAAGGAGATTCTTTTATACACTTTTTTAATCATTCTTGGGGGCTCCGCCGCATTGATATTAGTGGAAATAGATAAGGTAATGCTCAATCAATTTATTAAAATTGAAAATGTGGCCTACTATGGAGTAGCTGCATATATCGCCACTGTTATTATTGTTCCCTCTAGGGCAATGCACCAAATAACGTACCCATTGACCGCCGAACTTTTGAATTCCGGAAATCATTTTGCGCTGGAAATCTTGTACAAGAAAACATCGCTGACCCTATTTATTGCTTCTGGTATTCTTTTTATTTTAATACTACTGAATCTGAACGATCTGTACCTACTTTTGCCCGAAGCGTATCGAAATGGATTCTACATTGTATGCTTGATCGGACTTGCCAGGGTATTCGATTCTGTGCTTGGTAACAATAATTCTATTTTATACAATTCAAAACATTATAGGACGGTTTTAATTTTTGGAGTCTGTCTTGCGTTGTTGACCATTATTCTCAATTATATTCTTATACCTGTATTGGGTCTTGAAGGTGCAGCATTGGCCAGTTTTATTTCGATATTTATTTTCAATTTGGTAAAACTGATTTTCGTAAAGGTAAAATTCGGTTTTTTGCCGTTTACGCACGCTACGTTCAAGATTTTTGTAACGCTTGTGTTTTTGGCCGTATTATTCTATACCATACAGTTTCCGTTTCATCCCATAGTCAATATCATGATAAAATCGATTTTAATCGTTGTGACCTATTTGGGTATTTTGTTCCGTTTTCAAATCTCAGAGGATGTATCAGGTATTCTTTCGAAGTGGTTGAAAAGGAGGGAAGAGTAG
- a CDS encoding OmpA family protein: MLQKLRICLLFICITGSIFGQKDKVKKADEEFDTYSYIDARKIYLKVVEDGYESAQVFKKLGDTYYFNSEYKEASIWYKRLLEKFPNEVEPIYKHRAAQSLKSIGAYEEANKIMGSYADAAQNSSIAESYQKNKYTLDSIIDFESKEYKVLNASNGLSSSDFGPSFFGNSIVYASTSKNTQGDKIHDWNGLPYLDLYVADLDENGLFSKSASLKGDINTPYHESSACFTKDGRTMYFTRNNYIDGKKKRGKNKLVSLKIYKATKSTNGSWGNVSELPFNSDSYAVAHPALNRDETRLYFSSDMPGTLGMSDIWYVEVLKNGSYGSPVNLGSRVNTEARESFPYLSDNNNLYFSSDGHVGLGGLDVFVISLNNPGTFKAVTNLKKPINTNQDDFGLIINEEKRFGYLSSNRNGNEGSKSDDIYRFAESCSTLIKGLVVDKDTKKILPGSRVMLLDKNNNVVSQTVADSKGSYNFDGISDCNNQYSVRATNSELDYQPDEKLINTPVGSSTLEVNLELTPPDCPVNDLGCRLDLQPIYFDFDKHNIRPDAEVELAKILSAMKEYPQLVIHIESHTDSRGNDRYNELLSDRRAKSTLEWLVKKGINRSRLSAKGYGESQLQNECSNGVKCSEKAHQLNRRSMFIIKN; the protein is encoded by the coding sequence ATGCTACAAAAATTGAGAATATGTTTACTGTTTATATGCATTACAGGAAGCATTTTTGGACAAAAGGATAAAGTAAAAAAAGCGGACGAGGAATTTGATACCTACTCCTATATAGATGCCAGAAAAATATACCTTAAAGTTGTTGAGGATGGATACGAATCCGCACAGGTATTTAAAAAGTTGGGCGACACTTATTATTTTAATAGCGAATACAAGGAAGCATCCATATGGTATAAAAGACTATTGGAAAAATTTCCAAACGAGGTAGAACCTATCTATAAACACAGAGCCGCTCAATCTCTTAAAAGTATTGGAGCCTATGAAGAGGCTAATAAGATAATGGGTTCTTATGCCGATGCGGCACAAAATAGTTCAATAGCCGAAAGCTATCAAAAAAATAAATATACACTGGATAGCATTATCGATTTTGAGTCAAAGGAATATAAAGTCCTAAATGCTTCAAACGGATTGTCCAGTTCGGACTTTGGCCCTTCATTTTTCGGAAATAGTATCGTATATGCTTCAACTTCCAAAAACACACAAGGCGATAAAATCCATGATTGGAACGGACTGCCCTACCTAGATCTATATGTAGCGGATTTGGACGAAAATGGGCTATTTTCCAAGTCTGCATCGCTTAAAGGTGATATCAATACGCCATACCATGAGTCTTCGGCCTGTTTTACAAAAGATGGTAGAACCATGTACTTTACTAGAAACAACTATATAGACGGAAAGAAAAAAAGAGGAAAAAATAAGTTGGTAAGCCTAAAAATTTATAAAGCTACCAAAAGCACGAACGGTAGTTGGGGCAATGTAAGCGAATTGCCTTTTAATAGCGATTCGTATGCCGTGGCCCACCCTGCATTGAACAGGGATGAAACCAGACTTTACTTTTCTTCGGATATGCCGGGCACTTTGGGAATGTCAGATATCTGGTATGTCGAAGTACTGAAAAATGGAAGTTACGGGAGTCCAGTAAATTTAGGTTCCAGAGTAAATACCGAGGCAAGGGAAAGTTTTCCTTATTTGAGCGATAACAACAACTTATATTTTTCAAGCGATGGACACGTAGGCCTTGGTGGATTGGATGTTTTTGTCATATCCTTGAACAATCCAGGTACTTTTAAAGCAGTAACAAATCTAAAAAAACCTATTAATACAAATCAAGATGATTTCGGTCTCATTATCAACGAAGAAAAACGGTTTGGATATCTGTCTTCCAATAGAAATGGTAATGAAGGGAGCAAGTCAGACGACATTTATAGGTTTGCTGAAAGCTGTTCCACTCTAATCAAAGGATTGGTCGTGGACAAGGACACAAAAAAAATCTTACCTGGCTCAAGAGTTATGCTGCTTGATAAGAATAATAATGTAGTTTCACAGACCGTAGCCGATAGTAAGGGTTCATACAATTTTGATGGAATCTCAGATTGTAACAACCAATATTCTGTTAGAGCTACGAATAGTGAGTTGGATTATCAACCAGATGAGAAATTGATCAACACTCCTGTAGGTTCTTCAACTTTAGAGGTTAATTTGGAATTAACACCCCCCGATTGTCCAGTAAACGATTTAGGTTGCAGACTTGATTTACAGCCCATCTATTTTGATTTTGACAAACACAACATTAGGCCTGATGCAGAAGTGGAACTTGCCAAAATTCTTTCGGCCATGAAGGAGTATCCTCAATTGGTCATACATATAGAATCCCATACAGATTCCAGAGGAAATGATAGGTACAATGAACTTCTTTCGGATAGGAGAGCTAAGTCTACATTAGAATGGCTGGTTAAGAAGGGGATAAATAGAAGTAGACTATCTGCTAAAGGTTATGGTGAATCCCAGCTTCAAAATGAATGCTCCAATGGCGTGAAGTGTTCAGAAAAAGCACATCAACTCAACAGAAGATCTATGTTCATTATAAAAAATTAA